The following nucleotide sequence is from Bradyrhizobium roseum.
GAAAATTCCGGCCGTCGTGACCCTGTCTTCTATAGCTGACGTCTCTGGAATACTGGGTCACCGCCTTCGTGTTGACGACAGTGGAGGCCGTGCTACAGCCGTTTGATCGCCGTCACTTCACTGCCGGCGGCCTTGATTCGCACGATCGCTTCCCGCGTGCTTTCGATCACGGTCGCCATGTGATGCGCATTGGCGTGCACCATGGTGTCGGCGTCGCGGACGATGGCGACGTGTCCCTTCCAGAAGATCAGGTCCCCGCGTTGCAGCTTCTTCGTCTCGGCCGTGTCGAGCGCTCGTCCGAGCCCATCCTGCTGCATGTCGCTGTCCCTCGGGCAGCCGGTGCCGGCGGCATTCAGCGAAACCTGGACCAGGCCGGAGCAGTCGATGCCGAGTGAGCTCTTGCCGCCCCACAGATACGGCGTGCCGACGAAGCGTTCGGCGACCGCGACGAAATCCTTTTCCATCGCATCGAGGCTGCCGACATGGCGTCGCGGCAGATACCAGCCGTCGTCCGTGACGGCGAACGCGCCGTCTTCGCGGGCGACGGTGACGCGCGCGCCCATCGGCAGCGTCTCGACCGGCGGCAGTTTGATCGAGGGGCCCGGGAACGCGAACGTCCGCAGCGCCGTAACCTTGTGCGTCGGAGCCGCCGCGGGCCTGGCCAGCGCGGCATCCGGAATCCAGCCGACATAGCCGTCGTCGTTCAATTGGCCCCAGGCCAAGCCTTCGCCATCACGGTCGTATATCCTGACGCGCTCGCCCTTCAGCGCCTGCGTCGCCAGCATGGCTTCGGCGGCAGGTCCCTCGCGCAGCGGCGCGATCGCGTCGCGCACGCAGAATTCCTCGCCGGTGACATAGCGCGCGGCCTTCACCTTGCCTTCGAGATATTTGGCGGCGAGGTCCGGCCGGGCCGGGGTCAGGCGCGGATCATCCATAGCGCTGGCTCAACAGCTTGTAGATCGCGCGCGCGGCCTGGCATTCGCCGCCTTCGGGGCGCGCGGGCTTGGCAGACGGAGTCCACCCGTAGATATCGACATGCAGCCAGCTTTTCGCATCGGTCACGAAGCGTTGCAGGAACAGCGCGCAGGTGATCGAGCCGGCAAAGCCGCCCGACGGTGCGTTGTTGATGTCGGCTGTCTTCGAATCCAGCCAGGAATCATAGGGCGGCCACAGCGGCATGCGCCACAACGGATCGTTCTCGTTCCTCGCGTTCAGGGCAACGGCGTCGGCCAGATCTTCGTCATTGGTGTAGAACGGCGGCAGGTCCGGTCCCAGCGCCACCCGCGCCGCGCCCGTCAGGGTGCCGAGGTCGACCAGCAGGTCCGGCTTCTCCTCGTCCGCCAGCGCCAGCGCATCCGCCAGCACCAGCCGCCCCTCGGCATCGGTGTTGCCGATCTCGACGGTTGGTCCCTTGCGCGACTTGAAGATGTCCAGCGGACGGAAGGCGTTACCGGCCACCGCGTTCTCGACCGCGGGGATCAGCACGCGCAGCCGCACCTTCAGCCCGGCGTCCATCACCATCTGCGCCAGCGCCAGCACGTTGGCGGCGCCGCCCATGTCCTTTTTCATGATCAGCATGCCGCTGGACGGTTTCAGATCGAGGCCGCCGGTGTCAAAGCAGACGCCCTTGCCGACCAAAGTCACCTTAGGGTTCGAAGGATCGCCCCAGCTCAGGTCGATCAGCCGCGGGGCGCGCGTCGAGGCCATGCCGACGGCGTGGATCAGCGGAAAGTTCTGCTTCAAAAGTTCGTCGCCGACGATGCAGTTGAACGAGGCGCCGAACCGCGTTGCCAATGCCTGCGCCGCCTGCGCCAGTTCTTCCGGGCCCATGTCGTTCGACGGCGTGTTGATCAAGTCGCGCGCCAGCGCGGCCGCCTCCGCCATCCGCGCGATGTCGGCGGCGTCGACACCCTCGGGCGGCACCAGGCGGACGTTAGGCGCATCATTCTTGCGGTAGCGGCCGAAGCGATAAGTGCCTAGGGCAAAGGCCAGCGTCGCCAGCCGCAGGTCGTGCGGCGCATTGGCGAAGCGATAGACGCCCGGCGGCAGCAGGCCGGGCAGGGCGCCCGGCCGGAACAGGTCGCGGGATTTGCTGCCCTCATCTTCAAGCCCGAACACCACCTGCGCGATCTTGCCGTCGGGTCCGGGCAGCGTCAGGCATTTGCCGGGCTTGGCGGTAAAATCGTTGGCCACCGCGAACTGTCGGGCTGGTTCGGGAAGCTCCTTTGCGACGCCCGCCCATGTCGTTTTGGTCGCGAAAAGGATGGGGATGGCGGCGGTGTCGGGGGCAGTCTCGAACGGAGATGGCATGCGGGTCTCGCGCGAAGGGATTGGGCGGGGTGATGCGGCAGGCATAGCACGGCCGATTAACCGGCCGTTAGGGTTAACAGTCTATTGCTGGCTGCATTCGTCAGCCTTTCCCGCGAGTTGAAGTGCCATGCGTCGACAGTCCAGCCATGCCGGATTCCGGTTCCTCTGCTCCGCGGCCGTGACGGCGATTCTCGCTGCCGGCCTTGGCGGCTGCCAGACCATGTCCGACATCACGGGGTCGCTGACCTCCTCATCGTCTCCGAAGGCGCAGGCCGCCCCCGAGGATCCCCAGCGCGCCGTAGAGGTGTATGGCGAGCAGTACCGCGCCAACCCAAAGGATGCGCAAGCGGCTTTGGCTTACGGCCAGGCGCTTCGTACCACCGGCCAGCGGGAGCAGGCTTCCGCCGTGCTCGAACAGGCCACCATCGCCCATCCCGGCAACAAGACCCTGCTCGCCGCCTACGGCCGCGCGTTGGCCGACAACGGTAATTCACAGGCCGCCTTCGACGTGCTCAGCCGCGCCCATTCGCCTGCCAATCCCGACTGGCGCATTCTTTCGGTGCAGGGCACCACGCTCGACAAGATGGGCAAGCACGAGGAGGCGCGCCGCTACTACGCGAGCGCGTTGAAGATCGTGCCGGAAGAGCCCTCCGTGCTGTCCAATCTCGGCCTGTCCTACATGCTGACCCGGGAGCTGCCGCAGTCGGAGGAAACGCTGCGGCGCGCCTATGCCAATCCCCGTGCCGACGGTCGGGTGCGCCAGAACCTGGCGCTGGTGGTCGGCCTGCAGGGCCGCTTCGCCGAAGCCGAGACCATCGCCAAGGGCGATCTGCCCGCCGAGGAGGCGGCCGCCAACGTGGCGTATTTGCGGGAAATGCTGAACCGCAAGGACAAGGACAATTCGCGTCCGCCCGGCCGCAAGGCGACCGTCCCTGTCGCGGCCCTCAACCGGCCCGACTGAGCGCGGGCGGCCATTCCCGAACTATCCGGACATTGAGGCGGGCGCTCTGCGCACCGCCTCGTTTCGCCCGCTCCACATCCAGCTGTAACGCCGCGGCTTCGCCCGGACGCCGCTACCGGTGCTTGACGCCTTGCCGCCCGGTGAGCTCACGCACCGAAATGGAAAACGGCGCAGCGTTGTCGCCGCGCCGTTTGCCTGGATCACGATGGAAAATGAAGAGCCGGCTTTCCTAACAGCTCGCGATATCAGTGCATCATCTGGAGCTTGATGTAGGTCGGCCCGAGAATGACGATGAACAGGCAGGGCAGGAAGAACAGGATCATCGGCACGGTCAGCTTCGGCGGCAGTGCGGCCGCCTTCTTCTCGGCCTCGGTCATCCGCATGTCGCGGTTTTCCTGCGCCATCACGCGCAGGCTCTGGCCGAGCGGGGTGCCGTAGCGCTCCGACTGCATCAGCGCCAGACAGACCGATTTCACGCCTTCGAGGCCGGTGCGCTTGGCGAGGTTCTCGTAGGCGTTCTTGCGGTCCTGCAGGTAGGACAGCTCCGCCGTGGTCAGCGCGAATTCCTCCGACAGCGCGATCGACTGGCCGGCGATTTCGGTCGAGACCTTGCGGAAGGCGACTTCGACGGACATGCCGGACTCGATGCAGATCAGCAGCAGGTCGAGCGCGTCGGGAAACGCGCGCTTGATCTGGAGCTGGCGCTTCGAGATGGCGTTCTTCAGGAACAGCATCGGAGCCTGCAGGCCGAGATAGGCGGCGCCGATGCAGATACCGAGCTTGATCGTCAGCGACTTGTCCAGCGGCACCAGTACGAACACGTAGAGCGCCGCGGCGATGAACAGCGCGATCGGTGTCACCGCGCGGGCGAACAGGAACGTGACATAGGGCGCGTGACCGCGGTAGCCGGCCATGATCAGCTTGTCGCGCGCCGCCTCCTGCGCCAGCCATTTGGTCAGGTTGAAATCTTCCACGACCTTGGAAACAAGCTGCTTCGGGGTTTGCCGCAGCGATACCTTCTCCGATTTGACGAGGCGCTCGCGCTCGCGCTGCCGGAGCCGTTCGCGTTCGCTGGCGACCGCCTTCATGCGCTTGGCGAGGCCTTCGCCGGCGAACAGCGGCATGATCAGCGTATAGGCGGTCGCGCTCGCCGCGACGGCGGCCAGCAGCATCGTCATGAACCGCGCGTCGTGCATCTTGGTGATCAGAAAATCAATCATGTTCGCACCGTCAGAAGTCGAAGTTGATCATTTTTTTCATGACCATGACGCCGATCGCCATCCAGCCGAGGCAGCACACCAGCATGAACTGGCCGATCTGGTGGGTCCAGAGCAGCGCGATGTAGTCGGGCGTCGAGAGCCACACCAGCAGCATCACGGCCGGCGGCAGCGCCCCGATGATGCTCGCCGAGGCCTTGGCTTCGGTCGACATCGCCTGAATCTTTTCGCCCATCTTCTTGCGGTCGCGCAGCACCTTGGAGAGGTTGCCGAGCGCTTCCGACAAATTGCCGCCCGACTTCTGCTGGATCGCGACGACGATGCCGAAGAAGTTGGCCTCCGGCAGCGGCATTCGCTCATAGAGCCGCGCGCAGGCTTCGCCGAGCGGCATGCCGATGGTCTGGGTTTCGATGATGGCGTTGAACTCGCTGCGGAGCGGCTCGGGTGAATCGGCCGCCACCACCTTGATCGATTCGAACAGCGGCAGTCCGGCCTTGATGCCGCGCACGATGACGTCGACGGCGTCGGGCAGCGCCTTCAGGAAAGCCTTCTCGCGCCGCTTCTTGAGAAAGTTCAGCGCCCAGCGCGGCAGGCCGAGGCCGCAGGCGAAAGCCATCACGGCGGCGCCCAGCGGGCTGCCGCCGACCATGAAGGCGAGGCCGCCGCCGACCGCGCCGGAAATGCCGGACGCGATCCAGAATTTCTGGGTGGTCCAGGTCCCTAAACCGGCCTGGGCGAGCCGCAGGCCGAGCGGGACGGAGCTCTCCTTCTTGCGCCGCGCGTCGAGCTCCTTGAGCGATCCTTCGACCTGCTCGCGGCGCGAACGCTGGGTTTTTTCGGCCTGGCGCGCCGGCGCGTCCGAACGCGCGATCGAGGCGCGGCGCGATTCGGCCTTCCGCTCGCCCGACAGCGACGGATAGATGAATACCCAGGCCAGCCCGCCAAGGGCGGTGGCGGCGAGAAACGCCAGCGCGAGCGTCTGTATGCTCATGGACTCCTCACCTGTTCTCGATGACTTCGGCGGCGTCGAGCGCGGCTGCAAGCCGCTTCTCCTCGCCGTAGTATCGCGCCCGTTCCCAGAACCGTGGACGTCCGATCCCGGTCGAGCGGTGCCGGCCGATGATCTTGCCGTTGGCGTCCTCGCCGACCATGTCGTACAGGAACACGTCCTGGGTGATGATGGTGTCGCCTTCCATGCCCATCACCTCGGTGATGTGGGTGATGCGGCGCGAGCCATCGCGCAGGCGCGCGGCCTGCACGATGACGTCGATCGAGGCGCAGATCATCTCGCGGATGGTGCGCGAGGGCAGCGAGAAGCCGCCCATGGTGATCATGGATTCGCAGCGCGACAGGGCTTCGCGCGGGTTGTTGGCGTGCAGCGTTCCCATCGAGCCGTCGTGGCCGGTGTTCATCGCCTGCAGCAGGTCGAATGCCTCGGGTCCGCGGACTTCGCCGACGATGATGCGTTCGGGGCGCATACGCAGGCAGTTGCGGACCAGTTCGCGCATCGTGACCTGGCCTTCGCCTTCGATGTTGGGTGGCCGGGTTTCCAGCCGCACCACGTGGGGCTGCTGCAATTGCAGTTCGGCGGCGTCTTCGCAGGTGATGACGCGTTCGTCCTCCTCGATGAACTGGGTCAGGCAGTTCAGCAGCGTGGTCTTGCCGGAGCCGGTACCGCCCGAGATCAGCACGTTGCAGCGGACCCGGCCGATGATCTGCAGGATCTGCGCGCCTTCCGGCGAGATCGCGCCGAACTTGACCAGCTGGTCGAGCGTCAGCTTGTCCTTCTTGAACTTACGAATGGTGAGGCAAGGCCCGTCGATCGCCAGCGGCGGAACGATGGCGTTGACGCGGGAGCCGTCGGCGAGACGGGCGTCGCAGATCGGCGAGGATTCGTCGACGCGCCGGCCGACCTGGCTGACGATGCGCTGGCAGATGTTGAGCAGCTGCTGGTTGTCGCGGAAGCGGATGCCGGTCTTCTGGATCTTGCCCGCGACTTCGATGAACACCGTGCCGGCGCCGTTGACCATGATGTCGGCGATGTCGTCGCGCGACAGCAGCGGTTCCAGCGGGCCGTAGCCGAGCACGTCGTTGCAGATGTCGTCGAGCAGTTCTTCCTGCTCGGCGATCGACATCACGATGTTCTTGATCGCGATGATCTCGTTGACGATGTCGCGGATTTCCTCGCGTGCCGACTCGCCGTCCAGCTTGGCGAGCTGGGCGAGGTCGATCGCCTCGATCAGGGCGCCAAAGATCGTCGCCTTGACCTGGTAGTAATTTTCCGATCGCCGCGCCTCCATGGCGGGCGCGGGCGGCGCCTTGGCGGGCGCGATCGGCGGCGACGCCACGGCCGGCGCTGCCGTCTCGCGCGGCGCTGTCGCGGCGATGGAAGCCGGCTGTGGCGCCTGAATGGCGGGCTTCACCCGCGTATCGCTATCACTACGCTTACCGAACACGATGATACTCCACGCAGGCGGCTACTTCTTGGCCCGCAACTTATCGAGCAGGGGCGAAAGCAACGAACTCTTGGGCTTCTTGGTCTCGCCGCGGCCGGTGAGCCGCTGGGCGATTTGCAGGAACGTCTCTGTCGTCTTGTGGTTGGCGGCGATCTCCGCGATCATCTGGCCGTTGTTGGCGGCCGAACCGAAGATCTGCGGCTCGAACGGGATCGTGGCGATCGGGTGGTTTTCAATCGCCTTGGCGAACTCGGCGGCCGGAATCTCCGGACGTTTCGGGACGCCGACCTGGTTGAGGCAATAGAGCGGAGCGCGGTCGTTCGGCCGCGACGTCTTCAGCAGGTCGTAGATGTTCTTGGTGTTGCGCAGGTTGGCGAGATCGGGCGCCGCGACGATCAGGATGTCGTCGGCCGCGATCAGCGCGCGCCTGGTCCAGCCCGACCATTGATGGGGAACGTCGAGCACGATGCAGGGCATGGTGGTGCGCAGCGTGTCGAAGATCGAATCGAACGCCTCCGCGCCGAAATCGTAGACGCGATCGAGCGTCGCCGGTGCCGCCAGCAGGCTCAGATGATCGGTGCATTTCGAAAGCAGGCGGTCGAGGAACGCGGTATCGACGCGGTCGGGCGAGAACACCGCGTCCGCGATACCCTGCGGCGGGTCCTGATTGTAATCGAGCCCGGCAGTGCCGAAGGCAAGGTCGAGATCGGCGACGACCGAATCCAGCGAAAGATCGCGCGCGATCGCCCAGGCGACGTTGTGGGCGACCGTGGAGGCGCCGACGCCGCCCTTGGCGCCGACGATGGCGATGATGCGGCCGACGGCCTTGGCTTCCGGCGCCGAGAACAGGTTGCAGACCGAGCGCACGACGTCGATGGCGTTGACCGGCGCGATGACGTAGTCGCTGACGCCGCGGCGCACCAGTTCGCGATACAGCATGACGTCGTTGATGCGTCCGATCACGATCACGCGGGTTCCGGCGTCGCAGACCGTGGCGAGCTGGTCGAGGCCGAGCAGGATGTCGTTGCGGCCCTCGGTCTCCAGGATGATGACGTTCGGGGTTGGGGCCGAACGGTAGGCCTCGACGGCGGCGGCCATGCCGCCCATCTGGATCTTGAGGTGGGCCTTGCCGAGGCGGCGGTCTTCGCCCGCGGACTGCACGGCAGCCGCGGTTTCCACCGTCTCGCAGAAAGCCTGCACCGACACCCGGGGTGCCGGCGCGATGTGGTCTTCGGTGGACGCTGCCCCGGACTCCGGCGACTGCTCTGTATCTTGGCGCGAGTAAGTGATCATTTGCCGGTATCGCTGAGTTTGGCCTTGTCGGCATCGGGATAGATGGTCGAGGTCGGGGTGCCCTTGCGGTATTTATCGAAGGCTACGGCGCGGCGCGGTGCCCAGGCCGCGGTTTCGGGGCGCGGTTGCACGAGATCCGATGGATTGTCGATCATCGCCGCCAGATTGCGTTGATTGGAACAGCCGAAATTGTAGTACGGCTTGTTTTCGAAATAGCTCTTGTTGTGGACCGACGGACCCAGATCCTCCGGCCACAGCCCGCATGGGCCCGCCACCGCCGAAATCTTCGGATAGTTGAGGCGGATCGCGGCCATGTGCCTGGGGTCTTCGGGGCGGTACTGGCGGACGGTGGTGGCGCGCGGCGGCACGCCGACGGCCGCCAGCATCGACTTGATCTCGCGCAACGAATCTTCGGCCGCCCGTGCATTCGGCGTGCTGACGGGCACGTCGATAGAAATGACGCCGGTGCCTTCGCGCATCCAGGTCTGGCCGAGATACATCACGTCGGCGCGCTGGGTGGCCGAGAGGCCGCCGCGTCCGCGGCCGACGAAAACCACGATCGAGCGGTCGGCTTCCTGGATGGCGATCGGATGCCGCAGGCGAACGTCGTCGGGTACGCTTGCCGTGGTCGCCACATCGGTGGCGGCTGTCTTGCAGGCGCCCAGCGCCACGGAAAGCCCGATCAGCGCTCCCGCCAGGCAGAGCATGCGCCTGGGATCGGCGGACTTTTTTGATTTGATCTTCGATGTCATCGTCCCGCCTCAGTCCGTAATAAAGCCGTAGGTGCCGCGATAATTCCGGGCCTTCTCGACGCGGCCCGGAACGCCGTAGATGCGATTGACGCTGCCGAGCAGATCGGCCTGCGGGTCGGAGGCGGCGGCAAAGCCGTCGTCGGGCCGCGACAAATCCTTCTGCGCGACCGCGCGCACCACATAAGGCGTGACCAGCACCATCAGTTCGCTCTGGTTGTTGACGTAGTCGCGGCTGCGGAACAGCGTGCCGAGAACCGGCACTTGCGCCAGGCCGGGGAGGCCGTTGATGGCCTGCTTGGTCTGCTCCTGGATCAGCCCGGCCATCGCCATCGCACCGCCGGACGGAATTTCCAGCGTCGTCTCGGCGCGGCGGGTCTTGATCGAGGGGATCGTCGTGCCACCGGACCCGCCCTGCAATGCGTTTTCGGTCGAGACTTCCGATACTTCGGTCATCACCCGAAGACTGATCCGTCCCTCTGTCAGCACGACCGGCGTAAAGTTGAGGGAGATGCCGAATTTCTTGAAGCTGACGGTCTGGACGCATTGTCCGATGCCGCCCGACGATGTCGTTTGGCAGGTCACGCCGGTTGGAATTGGAAATTCGCCGCCCGAGATAAAGGTTGCGGACTCGCCGGAAATAGCCGTGAGGTTGGGTTCGGCAAGGGTCCGCACCACGCCGGCGGTTTCCATCGCGCGCAGCGTCGCCTGCACGGATGGCGTCGAGCCGAAACTCCCGACAAGGGAGTTGCCGGCGACCAGCGGCGCGCTGTTCGCGGAGAACGGGTTGCTGTTGTTGAACCTGACGACGGATGTGCCGTAGGTCAGGTTGGCGCTGAGATCGATGCCCAGCTGCTTGATGACCGAGCGCTGGACTTCAGCGAGAGTGACTTTCAACATCACCTGGTCGCGGCCGCGGACGGCGATCGAATTGACGACCTTGGCGTCACCACCGACGAGGCGGGCCGCGATATCTGCGGCCTGCTGCGCCTCGATCGGGCTCGCCGCGCTGCCGCTCAATACGACGCCGTCGCCGACGCCCTCGATCGAGATGTCCGAATTCGGAAGCGACTGCTTCAGCGCGGCCCGCACACCGTTGAGGTCGCGCTTGACCGCGATGTCATAGGCCGCGATCTGGGCGCCCGTGGAATCGAAGAAAATGATGTTGGTCTGACCGACCGCTGCGCCGATGATATAGGCGCGCTGGGTCGAGCGGATCACGGCGTTGGCGACCTTCGGGTCGGCGACCAGCACGTCCTTGATCTCCCGCGGAAGGTCGATCACGAACGATTTGCCGATCCCGAGCGAAACGAACCGCGCGTTCATCTGCCCGTCGGTGGTGACTGGCGCGGCGGCGCGATAGTCGCTCGCCATCACCGGCGTCAGCGCCGGGTTGATCGTGAGCGCGGCCACGGCCGAAAACGACAGGGCGCGGACGATGGACGTTCGCATCATCGGCTGAATTTCCCTGCACTTCATAACGTGCGTCCTTTCGCTCACTTCTGCATCGTCTGCTGGCTGGCAACGCCGTAACGGATGACGTTGAGACTTTCACCGCGCTTGTCCGCGGCCTCCAGCGGCTTCTCGTCGGTCTTGATGTCGGCAATGCTGCGCAGCGCCAGCGACAGCGTGCCGCTCTGGCGGGAGCGCGCAAGCGTCTCGGTCTGTTCGGGCTTCAGCTCGAGCGTGACGGTTCTGCCGACCAATGCGCTCGAGCCCTCCTTTTCCTTCGGTGCCTGGTCGATCGCGAGCACGCGGATATTGCTCAGGATGACCTCGGCGACGGCGACGTCGGCGCCCTTGCCGTCGGGATTCTTGTCGCGCTTGGTCAGCAGCACGTCGACGCGGTCGTTCGGCAGGATGAAGCCGCCGGCGCCGGTCTCCGGCGAAATTTCGGTGGAAACCGCCCGGAAGCCCTGGGGCAGGATCGCCGCCATGAAGCCGGAGCCGTCGGCCTTCACCAGCTTCTGGTCACGTATCGGCTCGCCCGCGATGAACGGCGAGCGTGCGATCGAGCCCGTGATCTCCTTGATGGCGTCGGCTTTGCTGGCGCGGCTGATGAAGCTGCTGGCAGTCGCGGCCGGCCAGGCCTGCCACTGCAGATCGTCCGGCTTGACCGACTGGCCGAGGCCGATGTCCGCCTTGGCGACGAGAATATCGACGGTCTGCATCTGCACGACCGGTTGAGCCGGCGCAGGATTGTCGTTGGAGCCGCTTGCGAGATATGCGGCGATGCCACCGGCGCCGAGGGCGATGGACAGGACTGCAATGCGTGCGGTATTCATTACGCTTCACTTTCCACATTACGCTGCGACGCATCCGCCGCCGTAAAGGGAGTTGACCAGCTATTCGTCAAAGCATGGTTAATGAGGCGTGTGTAAATTGCCTTAACGGAAAGTTAGCGACGCCGGATCAGCGCATCGCGAGATGTGCGAGGTCGATCGCCTTGATCCATTCGGTCTCCGGATAGACCATCAGTGCGCCGATCGCGAGCGCGATGCCGTAGGGAATGCCGCTGCGTTTGTCGTGCAGTCGCTCCAGCCAGGCCTGCCTCGCCAGCAGCGAAGGCAGCGGCCATTGGCGAAACTGAATCAGAAGGACCGTCAGTGCTCCGCCGAGCAGCGAGACGAACAGCAAGTAATCGAGCAGATGGTCGAAACCGAACCAGAGCGCCACGCTGGCTGCGACCTTGGCGTCGCCGCCGCCGACCCATCCCATCGCGAAGCAGCCGAAGGCCACCACCAGTACGGCTGCGCCGGCGCCGATATGCATCAGGATGTCGTGCAGACCCATGCCGCCCAGCACCGCGAGCGCCGCAAAGCCGGCGATCAACGCCAGCGATACCCGGTTTGAAATCGTCATCGTGAACAGGTCGCTCGCGGCTGCGAACGCCATCAGGGCCGGAAACAGCAGGAGGCGGGCGGTGTCGAGAATCATGAGTTCACCGAGGCTGCGGTTGACCGGGAGTGGCGGAAGCCTAGCCACTAGAAATGAACAATCGGGAAACGCCGGAAAGTAGACCGTTCGAGCCGCATCCGGCGGCGGCATGCCGATGCACGCCGAAGCGCCTGGCCAAAAAACAAAGGCCCCGGCAAGCCGGGGCCTTTGAAGCGTTATCGCGACGTCGCTTACTTGAGCGAGTTCGAGATCGCGACGAAGTTGCTCGACAGCTTGGTGCCGAGGCCGTTCACCGCGCTGATGATCGCGACCGCGATGCCGGCGGCGATCAGGCCGTACTCGATGGCGGTGGCGCCGGACTCATCCTTCACGAAACGCGAAACCAGATTCTTCATTGATGATAGCTCCTGTGTACACATGGCTGGTCGAACTTTAACTGCGGTCTCTCCGGCGTTCTCAGCGCCGTGACCATGCCGAACCCTAGGGGTGCGACAATTTCGACGCAGTTAATTCGATCGCGCAAAAATGCCTGGAACTTGCAGTTGCTGGGCACAGTAAACACGGCATTAAGCGGTTCGAGAAAATGCGGGAGAATTTGCTGTCGCCGTTCCTCGCCGCCTCGGTCGGCTGCCTTCATTCACGGCTCTTTAAGCGCCACCGGATACCCCTGACGTCTCAGATTGAACGGGGTCGTCATGTCCGAAATGTCAATGCAAGTGATCACTGTCGTGGGGCAGACGATTGCGAAGGTCGTGCCGATCACGATCGCGCTCGCGCTGGTGTTCACGGTGCTCTCGCATTTCTGGGCCTGCAATCCTGGCAAACCGTGGTGGCGCAAGCGCGAACTCGTCACCGACATCTGCTATTGGTTCCTGGTCCCCGTATTCGGACGGATCCTGCGCATCGGCTTGCTGGTAACGGGCGCAGCGGTCGTCTTCAACATTCACGAGGTCGATGACCTGATTGCATTCTACGACAACGGCCATGGGCCTTTGTCGACGCTTCCGCTCTGGGTGCAGGCGATATTGTTCCTCGTTGCGTCCGACTTCATGCTGTATTGGCTGCATCGTATGTTTCACGGCGGCGGGTTCTGGAAATACCATGCCATCCATCATTCCTCGGAAGATCTGGAGTGGATCTCGGCGGCGCGGTTTCATCCCGTCAACCTGTTTATCGGAACGATCCTGGTCGACGTCGTCCTGCTGATGGCGGGCATCTCTCCCAACATCATGCTATGGGTCGGGCCGTTCACGACTTTCCACTCCGCCTTCGTCCACGCCAACCTG
It contains:
- a CDS encoding C40 family peptidase, with protein sequence MDDPRLTPARPDLAAKYLEGKVKAARYVTGEEFCVRDAIAPLREGPAAEAMLATQALKGERVRIYDRDGEGLAWGQLNDDGYVGWIPDAALARPAAAPTHKVTALRTFAFPGPSIKLPPVETLPMGARVTVAREDGAFAVTDDGWYLPRRHVGSLDAMEKDFVAVAERFVGTPYLWGGKSSLGIDCSGLVQVSLNAAGTGCPRDSDMQQDGLGRALDTAETKKLQRGDLIFWKGHVAIVRDADTMVHANAHHMATVIESTREAIVRIKAAGSEVTAIKRL
- a CDS encoding leucyl aminopeptidase family protein, which translates into the protein MPSPFETAPDTAAIPILFATKTTWAGVAKELPEPARQFAVANDFTAKPGKCLTLPGPDGKIAQVVFGLEDEGSKSRDLFRPGALPGLLPPGVYRFANAPHDLRLATLAFALGTYRFGRYRKNDAPNVRLVPPEGVDAADIARMAEAAALARDLINTPSNDMGPEELAQAAQALATRFGASFNCIVGDELLKQNFPLIHAVGMASTRAPRLIDLSWGDPSNPKVTLVGKGVCFDTGGLDLKPSSGMLIMKKDMGGAANVLALAQMVMDAGLKVRLRVLIPAVENAVAGNAFRPLDIFKSRKGPTVEIGNTDAEGRLVLADALALADEEKPDLLVDLGTLTGAARVALGPDLPPFYTNDEDLADAVALNARNENDPLWRMPLWPPYDSWLDSKTADINNAPSGGFAGSITCALFLQRFVTDAKSWLHVDIYGWTPSAKPARPEGGECQAARAIYKLLSQRYG
- a CDS encoding tetratricopeptide repeat protein, which encodes MRRQSSHAGFRFLCSAAVTAILAAGLGGCQTMSDITGSLTSSSSPKAQAAPEDPQRAVEVYGEQYRANPKDAQAALAYGQALRTTGQREQASAVLEQATIAHPGNKTLLAAYGRALADNGNSQAAFDVLSRAHSPANPDWRILSVQGTTLDKMGKHEEARRYYASALKIVPEEPSVLSNLGLSYMLTRELPQSEETLRRAYANPRADGRVRQNLALVVGLQGRFAEAETIAKGDLPAEEAAANVAYLREMLNRKDKDNSRPPGRKATVPVAALNRPD
- a CDS encoding type II secretion system F family protein; the encoded protein is MIDFLITKMHDARFMTMLLAAVAASATAYTLIMPLFAGEGLAKRMKAVASERERLRQRERERLVKSEKVSLRQTPKQLVSKVVEDFNLTKWLAQEAARDKLIMAGYRGHAPYVTFLFARAVTPIALFIAAALYVFVLVPLDKSLTIKLGICIGAAYLGLQAPMLFLKNAISKRQLQIKRAFPDALDLLLICIESGMSVEVAFRKVSTEIAGQSIALSEEFALTTAELSYLQDRKNAYENLAKRTGLEGVKSVCLALMQSERYGTPLGQSLRVMAQENRDMRMTEAEKKAAALPPKLTVPMILFFLPCLFIVILGPTYIKLQMMH
- a CDS encoding type II secretion system F family protein, translating into MSIQTLALAFLAATALGGLAWVFIYPSLSGERKAESRRASIARSDAPARQAEKTQRSRREQVEGSLKELDARRKKESSVPLGLRLAQAGLGTWTTQKFWIASGISGAVGGGLAFMVGGSPLGAAVMAFACGLGLPRWALNFLKKRREKAFLKALPDAVDVIVRGIKAGLPLFESIKVVAADSPEPLRSEFNAIIETQTIGMPLGEACARLYERMPLPEANFFGIVVAIQQKSGGNLSEALGNLSKVLRDRKKMGEKIQAMSTEAKASASIIGALPPAVMLLVWLSTPDYIALLWTHQIGQFMLVCCLGWMAIGVMVMKKMINFDF
- a CDS encoding CpaF family protein, with amino-acid sequence MFGKRSDSDTRVKPAIQAPQPASIAATAPRETAAPAVASPPIAPAKAPPAPAMEARRSENYYQVKATIFGALIEAIDLAQLAKLDGESAREEIRDIVNEIIAIKNIVMSIAEQEELLDDICNDVLGYGPLEPLLSRDDIADIMVNGAGTVFIEVAGKIQKTGIRFRDNQQLLNICQRIVSQVGRRVDESSPICDARLADGSRVNAIVPPLAIDGPCLTIRKFKKDKLTLDQLVKFGAISPEGAQILQIIGRVRCNVLISGGTGSGKTTLLNCLTQFIEEDERVITCEDAAELQLQQPHVVRLETRPPNIEGEGQVTMRELVRNCLRMRPERIIVGEVRGPEAFDLLQAMNTGHDGSMGTLHANNPREALSRCESMITMGGFSLPSRTIREMICASIDVIVQAARLRDGSRRITHITEVMGMEGDTIITQDVFLYDMVGEDANGKIIGRHRSTGIGRPRFWERARYYGEEKRLAAALDAAEVIENR